One Candidatus Woesearchaeota archaeon DNA window includes the following coding sequences:
- a CDS encoding putative metal-binding motif-containing protein, whose product MKTRYLLASAIFSTILMTLILAFFAHTGSAFLNKDTAGSPESLQYENPQLITKRPILKPRQICIDNDSDGYGNPGDDVCPNGNQTDCNDLNATIYPGAPEVCDLVDQDCDGDADEGFVCDCSETDATPGPDYDNIGTTSGTIGCIGIYCGPYSFTDWCNGDYVAEFYCDTEGRLQMSTQLCADGCTNGACDAAPFCTDSDGGDVPETAGTVNHNTGSYPDACIDAFNVQEYYCDAYLDVVSTSHYCELGCWNGACGIDTNGDGYCDVNCPPGNGLPSVSSFHVVFPYQTGYGERNSDYPEYEYAYTGNILHIMVQAWDQTVPYVDGMDADAILTCPNPVADRVFEVNLARTSNPISSGAGYKARFEGDLEITERMDGDCLWSIRLINPAMKVFWHEPWTNPLYENVDEVLANQPVTITVGSGLSWGTLKVNMYNNAQQWPVMTSMDSNDDKEGQGVLMDAKLRVSKLVGKNYPADIIYPNKIRYKTGSNPALINLDQDENIWNDVGVFDTDGTGYNEQFYFQLYYDANHMDWEYNGGVLAFLIEIV is encoded by the coding sequence ATGAAAACAAGATATCTGCTCGCCAGTGCAATATTCAGTACAATACTAATGACTCTGATCCTTGCATTCTTTGCGCACACAGGAAGCGCATTCCTCAACAAGGACACTGCTGGAAGCCCAGAAAGCCTGCAGTACGAAAATCCGCAACTGATAACCAAAAGACCAATACTCAAACCAAGACAGATATGCATAGACAATGACTCAGATGGGTATGGGAATCCTGGTGATGATGTCTGCCCGAATGGAAACCAGACAGACTGCAATGATCTCAATGCAACAATCTATCCGGGAGCGCCTGAAGTGTGTGATCTTGTCGATCAGGACTGCGACGGAGATGCAGATGAAGGATTCGTATGCGACTGCTCTGAGACTGATGCAACACCAGGACCAGATTATGATAATATAGGAACAACCTCAGGCACAATCGGATGCATAGGCATCTACTGCGGACCATACTCATTCACGGACTGGTGCAATGGGGATTATGTGGCAGAGTTCTACTGCGATACAGAAGGAAGACTGCAGATGAGCACACAACTATGCGCAGACGGATGCACAAACGGAGCATGCGATGCTGCACCTTTCTGCACAGACTCTGACGGAGGAGATGTGCCAGAGACAGCAGGAACAGTGAACCACAATACCGGATCATACCCAGATGCATGCATCGATGCATTCAATGTACAAGAATACTATTGCGATGCATATCTTGATGTGGTCTCAACAAGCCACTACTGCGAGCTGGGATGCTGGAACGGAGCATGCGGCATCGATACAAACGGCGACGGATACTGTGATGTAAACTGCCCGCCAGGAAACGGGCTCCCGAGCGTGAGCTCATTCCATGTCGTGTTCCCATACCAGACAGGATACGGAGAAAGAAACAGCGACTATCCTGAATATGAATATGCCTACACAGGGAACATCCTGCACATCATGGTACAGGCATGGGACCAGACAGTCCCATATGTAGACGGCATGGATGCAGATGCGATACTGACATGCCCGAACCCTGTCGCAGACAGGGTGTTTGAAGTCAATCTTGCAAGGACATCAAATCCCATCTCGAGCGGGGCAGGATACAAGGCAAGATTCGAAGGCGACCTGGAAATAACAGAGAGGATGGACGGAGACTGCCTGTGGAGCATAAGGCTAATCAATCCTGCGATGAAAGTCTTCTGGCATGAGCCATGGACAAACCCATTATATGAGAATGTCGACGAGGTACTTGCGAACCAGCCGGTCACGATAACTGTGGGATCTGGCCTGAGCTGGGGCACACTCAAGGTCAACATGTACAACAATGCCCAGCAATGGCCTGTAATGACATCCATGGACTCGAATGATGACAAAGAAGGCCAGGGAGTGCTCATGGATGCCAAGCTCAGGGTGTCAAAGCTCGTCGGAAAAAACTACCCGGCCGACATAATATACCCGAACAAGATCAGGTACAAGACAGGAAGCAACCCTGCATTAATAAACCTGGACCAGGATGAGAACATCTGGAATGACGTCGGAGTGTTTGACACTGACGGAACAGGCTACAACGAACAGTTCTATTTCCAGCTCTACTATGATGCAAACCATATGGACTGGGAATACAATGGCGGTGTGTTAGCATTCTTGATCGAGATAGTGTAA
- a CDS encoding putative metal-binding motif-containing protein, which produces MVKLLYRIYGLKHIFLIVFIVFLSSPQSFADGLFSLSVDTNQFEYAEDEQVHIEGMVRINGVEASMQDVGLRINSLSDNTLEPIDLETTSNIDGEYEFYYDNNLNIGAYYLEASCGDADKSLYFIVSDKSIPLISNAKATNKQYGELDFVWTTNEPATSKIEYGETESYELGTIQYQSLVEQHKIRLYNQKHNTKYFYRVSSIDNNMNEATNTGTFQSYNGPYFVDIEGDGDSDSVLDSQDNCLDIANPGQENSDDDSFGDACDNCPDLTNLNQEDNNDNGIGDLCEDKDNDGYNLFEDCDDSDASIHPGATEICNNANDNCNQLIDEDLTRECGDTNKGICTFGEESCYYGVWINCDATFPETEINDNLDNDCDGQIDEDFMKEGESNENDNEEMEEPEKESGNNTIIFEMEVVYPDQKPNEVIINHTNNTQETNLQINNNNSNESNNLVEKENNEITGAVAGTEDNVITIKPIFYVPMLGLTILIMLIYFRKKLQK; this is translated from the coding sequence TTGGTTAAGTTGTTATATAGAATCTATGGACTAAAGCATATATTCCTCATAGTCTTTATAGTTTTTCTATCAAGTCCACAGAGCTTTGCTGATGGCTTATTTTCCTTGTCTGTTGATACTAATCAATTTGAATATGCTGAGGATGAGCAGGTACATATCGAAGGTATGGTGCGGATAAATGGGGTAGAAGCTTCCATGCAGGATGTGGGGTTGAGGATTAACTCTTTGTCTGATAATACTCTTGAGCCAATTGATTTAGAAACAACATCTAATATTGATGGAGAATATGAGTTCTATTATGATAATAATCTTAATATCGGGGCTTATTATTTAGAAGCAAGTTGTGGGGATGCTGATAAATCCCTATATTTTATTGTATCTGATAAATCTATTCCCTTAATATCGAATGCAAAGGCCACAAACAAACAATATGGAGAACTAGATTTTGTCTGGACCACGAATGAGCCTGCAACCAGCAAGATTGAGTATGGTGAAACAGAAAGTTATGAATTAGGAACAATACAATATCAATCACTTGTTGAGCAACATAAGATTAGATTGTATAATCAAAAACATAATACAAAATACTTCTATCGTGTTAGCTCTATTGATAATAATATGAATGAAGCTACTAATACTGGTACTTTCCAAAGCTATAATGGGCCGTATTTTGTGGATATTGAGGGTGATGGGGACTCTGATTCAGTATTGGATTCTCAAGATAATTGCTTAGACATAGCCAATCCAGGACAAGAAAATAGTGATGATGATTCTTTTGGTGATGCCTGTGATAACTGTCCTGACTTGACTAACCTCAACCAAGAAGATAATAATGATAATGGCATTGGTGATTTGTGTGAGGATAAGGATAATGATGGTTATAATTTATTTGAGGACTGCGATGATAGTGATGCATCAATCCACCCGGGTGCCACTGAAATCTGCAACAATGCGAATGACAACTGCAATCAGTTAATTGATGAGGATTTAACCAGAGAATGTGGAGATACCAACAAGGGTATATGCACATTTGGAGAAGAATCTTGTTATTATGGTGTATGGATAAACTGTGATGCTACTTTTCCCGAGACTGAAATTAACGATAATCTTGACAATGATTGTGATGGACAGATTGATGAAGATTTCATGAAAGAAGGGGAATCCAATGAAAATGATAATGAAGAGATGGAAGAACCTGAAAAAGAAAGTGGAAATAATACTATAATATTTGAAATGGAAGTGGTTTACCCAGACCAGAAACCTAATGAAGTAATTATTAATCATACTAATAATACTCAAGAAACTAACCTACAAATCAATAATAACAATTCTAATGAGAGTAATAATCTTGTTGAGAAAGAAAATAATGAAATAACTGGAGCAGTCGCAGGAACAGAGGACAATGTTATCACAATTAAGCCAATATTTTATGTCCCAATGCTTGGGCTGACGATATTGATAATGCTTATTTATTTTAGAAAAAAGTTACAAAAGTGA
- a CDS encoding CPBP family intramembrane metalloprotease, whose translation MKRGFRFWLDWVLVLLFSSLLGKGMSYVHYFLLDSLPSLGFVSGFAIYSLIFSLLVVILYVLVSRMGFRKAGFVSPLPSHFMDAIVLFSLLFPIALLGRLIIPQFDFDYYDSSIAGGILAFFIVMLFFVVREELTERSMIQSTLMAHYSPIVVCIAVSLNFSLFHMTWLGALGWKNTLAMVISIIFGSFLVTVLFVRTSSILATLFFHLLNNVIIVTQIILHVKGFLLWEICLWVAWAALFVVFMKRGWRCISGLMSNNVFRGLGFLDYLILLFFSLVWPFLLT comes from the coding sequence ATGAAGAGGGGTTTCAGGTTTTGGCTGGATTGGGTGCTTGTCTTGCTTTTTTCTTCTTTGTTGGGCAAGGGCATGTCCTATGTCCATTATTTTCTTCTGGATTCCCTCCCTTCTCTTGGGTTTGTCTCTGGTTTTGCCATTTACTCGCTCATTTTTTCATTGCTTGTCGTCATCCTTTATGTACTGGTCTCAAGGATGGGTTTCAGGAAAGCAGGTTTTGTCTCTCCACTTCCATCCCATTTCATGGATGCGATTGTCCTTTTTTCTCTTCTGTTCCCTATTGCTCTGCTGGGCAGGCTTATCATCCCGCAGTTCGATTTCGACTATTATGATTCAAGCATTGCCGGCGGTATTCTCGCTTTTTTCATAGTCATGTTATTCTTTGTTGTCAGGGAAGAGCTTACTGAGCGCTCCATGATTCAGTCAACACTTATGGCCCATTATTCCCCGATTGTTGTGTGCATCGCGGTCTCTCTGAATTTTTCCCTGTTCCATATGACCTGGCTTGGAGCCCTTGGATGGAAGAATACTCTTGCTATGGTGATATCCATAATCTTCGGCTCTTTCCTTGTGACTGTGCTGTTTGTCAGGACTTCCAGCATCCTTGCCACCTTGTTCTTCCATCTCCTGAATAATGTCATCATTGTAACCCAGATAATACTTCATGTGAAAGGCTTTCTGCTGTGGGAAATCTGTTTATGGGTCGCTTGGGCTGCATTGTTTGTGGTGTTCATGAAGAGGGGCTGGAGATGCATATCAGGGCTTATGTCCAATAATGTGTTCAGGGGCCTGGGTTTCCTTGATTATCTTATTCTTCTGTTCTTCTCTTTGGTCTGGCCGTTTCTGCTTACCTGA